A genomic region of Oenanthe melanoleuca isolate GR-GAL-2019-014 chromosome 25, OMel1.0, whole genome shotgun sequence contains the following coding sequences:
- the HSD17B10 gene encoding 3-hydroxyacyl-CoA dehydrogenase type-2, translated as MAAIRSVKGLVALVTGGGSGLGRATVERLVQHGARVVLLDLPASRGGELARELGERCAFAPADVTSPEEVGAALALAQQQFGRLDLAVNCAGIGIAVKTYNSKKDKVHELEDFQRVINVNLVGTFNVIRLSARLMSHNPPDADGHRGLVVNTASVAAFEGQVGQAAYSASKGGIVGMTLPIARDLAPLGIRVVTIAPGLFSTPLLAGLPEKVRKFLGQQVPFPSRLGDPAEYAHLVQALAENPMINGEVVRLDGALRMQP; from the exons ATGGCGGCGATTCGCAGCGTGAAG GGGCTGGTGGCGCTGGTGACCGGCGGCGGCTCCGGTCTGGGCCGGGCCACGGTGGAGCGGCTGGTGCAGCACGGGGCGCGCGTGGTGCTGCTGGACCTGCCCGCGTCCCGCGGGGGCGAGCTGGCCCGGGAGCTGGGCGAGCGCTGCGCCTTCGCCCCCGCCGAT gtgaccTCTCCCGAGGAGGTGGGCGCTGCTCTGgccctggcccagcagcagtTCGGCCGCCTGGACCTGGCCGTGAACTGCGCCGGCATCGGCATCGCCGTCAAGACCTACAACAGCAAGAAGGACAAAGTGCACGAGCTGGAGGATTTCCAGAGGGTCATCAAC gtgAACCTGGTGGGGACCTTCAACGTGATCCGCCTGAGCGCGCGGCTGATGAGCCACAACCCGCCCGACGCCGACGGCCACCGCGGGCTGGTGGTCAACACGGCCAGCGTGGCCGCCTTCGAGGGCCAG GTGGGACAAGCCGCCTACTCGGCCTCCAAGGGCGGCATCGTGGGCATGACGCTGCCCATCGCCCGGGACCTGGCGCCGCTGGGCATCCGCGTGGTGACCATCGCCCCAG GGCTGTTCTCCACCCCGCTGCTGGCCGGCTTGCCCGAGAAAGTTCGCAAGTTTTTGGGGCAGCAGGTGCCGTTCCCCTCGCGGCTGGGGGATCCCGCTGAGTACGCTCACCTGGTGCAGGCGCTGGCCGAGAACCCCATGATCAACGGGGAGGTGGTGAGGCTGGACGGGGCCCTGCGCATGCAGCCCTGA
- the PFKFB1 gene encoding 6-phosphofructo-2-kinase/fructose-2,6-bisphosphatase 1, with product MEEKSPKIPASVPQFTNCPTMVILVGLPARGKTYISRKLTRYLNWIGTPTRVFNVGEYRREAVPRYKNYEFFRHDNPEGVEIRRHCALAALKDVRTYLSSEEGQVAVFDATNTTRERRDVILQFAKENGYKVLFVESICNDPNIIEENIKQVKLSSPDYKGRAQDEAVADFLKRIECYKATYEPLDDELDSGLSYIKIFDVGLRYLANRVQGHVQSRTVYYLMNIHVTPRAIYLSRHGESQLNLLGRIGGDSGLSPRGRQYAQALAQFIRSQDIRELKVWTSHMRRTIETAEALGVPYEQWKALNEIDAGVCEEMTYEEIQEHYPKELALRDQDKYRYRYPKGESYEDLVQRLEPVIMELERQENVLVICHQAVMRCLLAYFLDKSADELPYLKCPLHTVLKLTPVAYGCEVESIFLNIEAVNTHRARPQNVDINRTAADALNTVPEHF from the exons atggaggagaaatcccccaaaatcccag CCTCCGTGCCCCAGTTCACCAACTGCCCCACCATGGTGATCCTGGTGGGGCTGCCCGCCCGCGGCAAGACCTACATCTCCCGGAAACTCACCCGCTACCTCAACTGGATCGGCACCCCCACCCGCG TGTTCAACGTGGGTGAGTACCGGAGGGAAGCCGTGCCCAGGTACAAGAATTACGAGTTTTTCCGTCACGATAACCCCGAGGGGGTGGAGATCCGCAG GCACTGCgccctggctgctctgaagGATGTCCGCACCTACCTGAGCTCTGAGGAGGGGCAGGTGGCG GTGTTTGACGCCACCAACACGACGCGGGAACGGCGGGATGTGATCCTGCAGTTCGCCAAGGAAAACGGGTACAAG GTTCTGTTTGTCGAGTCCATCTGCAACGACCCCAACATCATCGAGGAGAACATCAAG CAAGTGAAGCTCAGCAGCCCCGACTACAAGGGCCGGGCGCAGGACGAGGCCGTGGCCGATTTCCTCAAGCGCATCGAGTGCTACAAAGCCACCTACGAGCCCCTGGACGACGAGCTGGACAG CGGGCTGTCCTACATCAAGATCTTCGACGTGGGGCTGCGCTACCTGGCCAACCGCGTGCAGGGCCACGTGCAGAGCCGCACCGTGTACTACCTGATGAACATCCACGTCACCCCCCGCGCCATCTACCTGAGCCGGCACGGCGAGAGCCAGCTCAACCTGCTGGGGCGCATCGGGGGCGACTCGGGGCTGTCCCCGCGTGGGAGACAG TACGCCCAGGCGCTGGCCCAGTTCATCCGCAGCCAGGACATCCGGGAGCTGAAGGTGTGGACCAGCCACATGAGACGCACCATCGAGACCGCCGAGGCGCTGGGCGTGCCCTACGAGCAGTGGAAAGCCCTCAACGAGATCGACGCC gGGGTGTGTGAGGAGATGACCTACGAGGAGATCCAGGAGCACTACCCCAAGGAGCTGGCGCTGCGGGACCAGGACAAGTATCGCTACCGTTACCCCAAGGGAGAG TCCTACGAGGACCTGGTGCAGCGGCTGGAGCCGGTGATCATGGAGCTGGAGCGGCAGGAGAACGTGCTGGTCATCTGCCACCAGGCTGTCATGCGCTGCCTGCTGGCGTATTTCCTGGACAAGAGTGCAG ATGAGCTGCCCTACCTCAAGTGTCCCCTGCACACGGTGCTAAAGCTGACCCCTGTGGCCTATG GCTGTGAGGTCGAGTCCATCTTCCTCAACATTGAGGCCGTGAACACCCACCGGGCACGACCCCAG AACGTCGACATCAACCGCACCGCAGCTGACGCCCTCAACACCGTCCCCGAGCATTTCTGA
- the LOC130262840 gene encoding non-structural maintenance of chromosomes element 3 homolog isoform X1 — protein sequence MSQRKRSKGLGSSQVTDGEDDTIPTQVERRSQDQVNQKVSELIQFLLLKDQKKIPIKRADMLKNIIREYRDAYSEIVNRAGRTLQEVFGLQMVEIDTKRHIYILVNNLPRPEGQYLCREKEKEKLGLLLIILSFIFMKGNSVKDSTLWEFLRLLRVYPGKQHSVFGDVRKLLTEEFVRQKYLEITPIPLTDPPEFKYQWGPRAEKETSKKNVLSFVAKIQGKDPTFWASQYSEAEKTP from the exons ATGTCCCAGCGGAAGCGCAGCAAAGGGCTCGGCAGCTCTCAG GTGACCGATGGGGAGGATGATACAATCCCGACCCAGGTGGAGCGGCGCTCCCAGGACCAGGTGAACCAGAAG GTGAGTGAGCTGATTCAGTTCCTGCTTCTGAAGGACCAGAAGAAGATTCCTATCAAGAGAGCAG ACATGCTGAAGAATATAATCCGGGAATACAGGGATGCCTACTCGGAAATCGTCAACAGGGCGGGCAGGACCCTGCAGGAG GTGTTCGGGCTGCAGATGGTGGAGATCGATACCAAACGCCACATCTACATCCTCGTCAATAACCTGCCCCGTCCTGAGGGCCAGTACCTGTGCAG ggagaaggagaaggagaagttGGGGCTCCTCTTAATCATCCTCAGCTTCATCTTCATGAAGGGAAACTCAGTCAAAGACA GCACTCTGTGGGAATTCCTGCGTCTGCTCCGTGTGTACCCAGG gaagcagcacagcGTGTTCGGGGACGTTCGCAAGCTGCTGACGGAGGAGTTTGTGCGGCAGAA GTACCTGGAGATCACCCCCATCCCCCTGACAGACCCCCCCGAGTTCAAGTACCAGTGGGGGCCACGGGCAGAAAAGGAAACCTCCAAAAAGAATGTGCTCAGCTTCGTGGCCAAG ATCCAAGGCAAGGACCCCACGTTCTGGGCGAGCCAGTACAGCGAGGCTGAAAAgaccccctga
- the LOC130262840 gene encoding non-structural maintenance of chromosomes element 3 homolog isoform X2: protein MSQRKRSKGLGSSQVTDGEDDTIPTQVERRSQDQVSELIQFLLLKDQKKIPIKRADMLKNIIREYRDAYSEIVNRAGRTLQEVFGLQMVEIDTKRHIYILVNNLPRPEGQYLCREKEKEKLGLLLIILSFIFMKGNSVKDSTLWEFLRLLRVYPGKQHSVFGDVRKLLTEEFVRQKYLEITPIPLTDPPEFKYQWGPRAEKETSKKNVLSFVAKIQGKDPTFWASQYSEAEKTP from the exons ATGTCCCAGCGGAAGCGCAGCAAAGGGCTCGGCAGCTCTCAG GTGACCGATGGGGAGGATGATACAATCCCGACCCAGGTGGAGCGGCGCTCCCAGGACCAG GTGAGTGAGCTGATTCAGTTCCTGCTTCTGAAGGACCAGAAGAAGATTCCTATCAAGAGAGCAG ACATGCTGAAGAATATAATCCGGGAATACAGGGATGCCTACTCGGAAATCGTCAACAGGGCGGGCAGGACCCTGCAGGAG GTGTTCGGGCTGCAGATGGTGGAGATCGATACCAAACGCCACATCTACATCCTCGTCAATAACCTGCCCCGTCCTGAGGGCCAGTACCTGTGCAG ggagaaggagaaggagaagttGGGGCTCCTCTTAATCATCCTCAGCTTCATCTTCATGAAGGGAAACTCAGTCAAAGACA GCACTCTGTGGGAATTCCTGCGTCTGCTCCGTGTGTACCCAGG gaagcagcacagcGTGTTCGGGGACGTTCGCAAGCTGCTGACGGAGGAGTTTGTGCGGCAGAA GTACCTGGAGATCACCCCCATCCCCCTGACAGACCCCCCCGAGTTCAAGTACCAGTGGGGGCCACGGGCAGAAAAGGAAACCTCCAAAAAGAATGTGCTCAGCTTCGTGGCCAAG ATCCAAGGCAAGGACCCCACGTTCTGGGCGAGCCAGTACAGCGAGGCTGAAAAgaccccctga